A window of Littorina saxatilis isolate snail1 linkage group LG7, US_GU_Lsax_2.0, whole genome shotgun sequence contains these coding sequences:
- the LOC138971608 gene encoding uncharacterized protein isoform X2, whose product MRQEILLNETYGGNMFCIKIWNKSSAPYLQALHFSFAVGAFLAPLLARPFLVGQGALGPNSTVFSASHYPVNVGSQNNDRHARSAEALWWTERWNDRVVREVGNETGDGVTQSPEVAGSGMNATTSGLNSTDAVSALETTTVPRRSKPSASDGKLLNKHYADGKKANKILTQLKNNVPQPDEGGDGSKMETTTEASLNQNGTTTAMGNVSLSNNSSAEDTGNSSSSAVDDEGDKGNGSSVSENGVSADSLTSSSPSTTSTTTTTTTTTTPTTTTTTTPKPTTTLPTTTTTVSTTTVKQAVSTNQPEIPPSSTTNSSSSNITITTTTLPPTTTPRKSKPEILDVITSTINAMKHMSKIQFAYMIIGLVLLGNAAFFLVLYWKDCRAGTLLHQVTALGPSPPLTSSCFRVSLLSLLFVFFLFYVGVEVTFGGLITTFAVESDLTLWSRPQGATLAALFWGSIAVGRGLGIFIARCFKPPCMLVTDLVFMVSGAVILAVGLKATPVMLWVGTVTLGFGMSSIFPTAVSWADCYYPLTGRAAAVFITGSGFGEMVIPVVTGYLFERFDSMWLMYMVLCLSVLVTVVFISLQCIASRQPAPTSVSKLGFMPLQNDDEENSFAMNSLDAEDMPNGNTGYTESMRRRQLMNGRVEDAEEETTKLVDLSD is encoded by the exons ATGAGACAAGAAATATTGTTGAATGAAACATATG GGGGCAACATGTTCTGCATCAAGATCTGGAACAAGTCCAGCGCGCCCTACTTGCAGGCTCTCCACTTCTCCTTCGCTGTTGGTGCATTTCTTGCCCCCCTGTTAGCTCGCCCCTTCCTCGTTGGCCAAGGAGCTTTGGGCCCCAACAGCACCGTTTTCTCCGCCAGCCATTACCCGGTCAACGTTGGCTCTCAAAACAATGATCGACATGCACGCAGTGCTGAAGCCTTGTGGTGGACAGAAAGATGGAATGACAGAGTGGTACGAGAGGTTGGTAACGAGACAGGCGACGGGGTAACACAGAGTCCAGAAGTTGCTGGGAGCGGCATGAACGCTACAACGAGTGGGCTGAACAGTACTGATGCAGTGTCTGCACTAGAAACTACTACCGTCCCAAGACGAAGTAAACCGTCTGCAAGTGATGGCAAGCTTTTGAACAAACATTATGCTGAtggaaaaaaagcaaacaaaatctTGACGCAACTCAAAAACAATGTTCCTCAACCTGATGAAGGTGGGGATGGGTCTAAGATGGAAACTACTACGGAAGCTTCTTTGAATCAGAATGGGACTACTACTGCTATGGGTAACGTGTCCTTATCAAACAACAGCTCAGCAGAAGACACAGGAAACAGTTCCTCGAGTGCTGTGGACGATGAGGGTGATAAAGGCAATGGCTCATCAGTCAGTGAGAATGGAGTTTCAGCAGACTCTTTGACATCATCCTCTCCAAGTaccacatcaacaacaactaccactacaaccaccaccactcctaccacaacaacaactacaaccccGAAACCAACAACCACTTTaccaaccaccacaacaacagtGTCAACAACTACAGTGAAACAAGCAGTGAGCACAAACCAGCCAGAAATACCACCTTCATCCACAACAAACTCCTCTTCAAGCAatatcaccatcaccaccaccactctACCCCCGACCACAACCCCCCGGAAGTCCAAACCAGAAATTCTGGACGTGATCACATCAACCATCAATGCCATGAAGCACATGTCCAAGATCCAGTTTGCCTACATGATCATCGGCCTGGTCCTGCTGGGAAATGCAGCGTTCTTTCTGGTGCTGTACTGGAAGGATTGCCGCGCTGGAACCCTGCTTCACCAGGTGACGGCCCTGGGCCCCAGCCCTCCCCTGACATCGTCGTGTTTCCGCGTGTCGCTTCTCTCCCTGCTCTTCGTCTTCTTCCTGTTCTACGTTGGGGTGGAGGTGACTTTCGGAGGCCTGATCACCACTTTTGCCGTGGAGTCGGACTTGACCCTGTGGAGCAGGCCCCAGGGAGCCACCCTGGCGGCTCTCTTCTGGGGCTCCATCGCGGTTGGGCGGGGGTTGGGCATCTTCATCGCCCGCTGCTTCAAGCCCCCGTGCATGCTGGTGACGGACCTGGTCTTCATGGTGTCGGGGGCGGTGATCCTGGCCGTGGGCCTCAAGGCCACTCCGGTGATGCTGTGGGTGGGCACGGTGACTCTGGGCTTCGGCATGTCCTCCATCTTCCCCACGGCCGTGTCCTGGGCCGACTGCTACtacccgctcactgggcgggcTGCTGCCGTCTTCATTACCGGTTCTGGCTTCGGGGAGATGGTGATCCCCGTGGTGACCGGGTACCTGTTTGAACGCTTTGACAGCATGTGGCTGATGTACATGGTGCTGTGTCTCAGCGTGCTTGTGACGGTGGTGTTTATCAGCCTGCAGTGTATCGCGTCTCGCCAGCCTGCCCCCACCTCTGTGTCCAAGCTGGGCTTCATGCCTTTGCAGAATGACGATGAGGAGAACAGTTTTGCCATGAACAGTCTGGACGCGGAAGACATGCCCAACGGCAACACGGGCTACACGGAAAGCATGAGGCGGAGGCAACTGATGAACGGTCGTGTGGAAGATGCGGAAGAGGAGACCACAAAGCTGGTGGATTTAAGTGACTGA
- the LOC138971618 gene encoding 2-hydroxyacyl-CoA lyase 2-like isoform X3, giving the protein MASWETYLQDLRKKAPNVIVPLGLSAATFGVLFFLKKFNLIYQFFHKVDENSKRHGGELVAEVLNQHGIKHVFTLVGGHISPILVASEKIGIRVVDTRHEVTAVFAADAVARLSGTVGVAAVTAGPGLTNTVTAVKNAQMAESPVLLIGGAAATLLKGRGALQDIDQMSLFKPLCKFCATVNTVREIVPTLRKALQAAQSGTPDL; this is encoded by the exons ATGGCGTCGTGGGAGACGTATCTCCAGGACCTGCGGAAGAAAGCTCCAAATGTTATCGTTCCACTAGGTTTGTCAGCTGCGACATTTGGTGTGCTTTTCTTCCTGAAGAAGTTCAACTTGATCTACCAGTTTTTTCACAAG GTTGATGAAAATTCAAAACGCCATGGTGGGGAACTCGTTGCTGAAGTCTTGAAT CAACATGGCATCAAGCATGTGTTCACACTGGTCGGAGGCCACATATCCCCTATCTTGGTTGCTTCTGAAAAAATCGGCATTCGAGTTGTGGATACTCGCCATGAG GTGACAGCCGTCTTTGCTGCTGATGCAGTAGCGCGTCTGTCTGGCACTGTAGGAGTAGCCGCCGTCACTGCTGGACCAG GACTGACCAACACGGTGACTGCAGTGAAGAATGCCCAGATGGCTGAATCGCCTGTTCTCCTCATTGGAGGGGCAGCCGCAACCCTGTTGAAG GGTCGAGGGGCACTTCAAGATATTGACCAGATGTCTCTGTTCAAACCACTGTGCAAGTTTTGCGCCACTGTCAATACGGTGCGAGAGATTGTGCCCACTCTACGCAAAGCACTGCAGGCTGCACAGTCGGGTACTCCAG
- the LOC138971608 gene encoding sodium-dependent glucose transporter 1A-like isoform X1: MMREEEEEETLFDQEGLLGSGRKSTWDLEWVKRFTKTLALSLAFFALGLCVSIPGATLLDLEERTHTTTEHISFIFTGRSLGYLLGSVVGGVLFDYFDQQILLFYTLVLTGMATIAVPWCTALVALASMIAVQGLALGVLDTGGNMFCIKIWNKSSAPYLQALHFSFAVGAFLAPLLARPFLVGQGALGPNSTVFSASHYPVNVGSQNNDRHARSAEALWWTERWNDRVVREVGNETGDGVTQSPEVAGSGMNATTSGLNSTDAVSALETTTVPRRSKPSASDGKLLNKHYADGKKANKILTQLKNNVPQPDEGGDGSKMETTTEASLNQNGTTTAMGNVSLSNNSSAEDTGNSSSSAVDDEGDKGNGSSVSENGVSADSLTSSSPSTTSTTTTTTTTTTPTTTTTTTPKPTTTLPTTTTTVSTTTVKQAVSTNQPEIPPSSTTNSSSSNITITTTTLPPTTTPRKSKPEILDVITSTINAMKHMSKIQFAYMIIGLVLLGNAAFFLVLYWKDCRAGTLLHQVTALGPSPPLTSSCFRVSLLSLLFVFFLFYVGVEVTFGGLITTFAVESDLTLWSRPQGATLAALFWGSIAVGRGLGIFIARCFKPPCMLVTDLVFMVSGAVILAVGLKATPVMLWVGTVTLGFGMSSIFPTAVSWADCYYPLTGRAAAVFITGSGFGEMVIPVVTGYLFERFDSMWLMYMVLCLSVLVTVVFISLQCIASRQPAPTSVSKLGFMPLQNDDEENSFAMNSLDAEDMPNGNTGYTESMRRRQLMNGRVEDAEEETTKLVDLSD, from the exons atgATGCgtgaagaggaagaggaggaaactCTCTTTGACCAAGAAGGGTTGCTAGGCAGCGGCCGGAAGTCAACATGGGACTTGGAATGGGTGAAACGCTTCACCAAGACACTGGCTCTCTCGCTGGCTTTCTTTGCTCTG GGGCTATGCGTCTCCATCCCTGGCGCTACCTTACTGGATCTGGAGgagcgcacacacaccacaacggaacacatctccttcatcttCACGGGGCGCTCTCTGGGCTATCTCTTGGGGTCAGTTGTGGGCGGAGTGCTCTTCGACTACTTTGACCAGCAGATCCTGCTCTTCTACACCCTGGTGTTGACTGGAATGGCCACCATTGCCGTCCCCTGGTGCACCGCTCTGGTGGCGCTGGCCTCCATGATTGCCGTGCAGGGTCTGGCACTGGGCGTGCTTGATACAG GGGGCAACATGTTCTGCATCAAGATCTGGAACAAGTCCAGCGCGCCCTACTTGCAGGCTCTCCACTTCTCCTTCGCTGTTGGTGCATTTCTTGCCCCCCTGTTAGCTCGCCCCTTCCTCGTTGGCCAAGGAGCTTTGGGCCCCAACAGCACCGTTTTCTCCGCCAGCCATTACCCGGTCAACGTTGGCTCTCAAAACAATGATCGACATGCACGCAGTGCTGAAGCCTTGTGGTGGACAGAAAGATGGAATGACAGAGTGGTACGAGAGGTTGGTAACGAGACAGGCGACGGGGTAACACAGAGTCCAGAAGTTGCTGGGAGCGGCATGAACGCTACAACGAGTGGGCTGAACAGTACTGATGCAGTGTCTGCACTAGAAACTACTACCGTCCCAAGACGAAGTAAACCGTCTGCAAGTGATGGCAAGCTTTTGAACAAACATTATGCTGAtggaaaaaaagcaaacaaaatctTGACGCAACTCAAAAACAATGTTCCTCAACCTGATGAAGGTGGGGATGGGTCTAAGATGGAAACTACTACGGAAGCTTCTTTGAATCAGAATGGGACTACTACTGCTATGGGTAACGTGTCCTTATCAAACAACAGCTCAGCAGAAGACACAGGAAACAGTTCCTCGAGTGCTGTGGACGATGAGGGTGATAAAGGCAATGGCTCATCAGTCAGTGAGAATGGAGTTTCAGCAGACTCTTTGACATCATCCTCTCCAAGTaccacatcaacaacaactaccactacaaccaccaccactcctaccacaacaacaactacaaccccGAAACCAACAACCACTTTaccaaccaccacaacaacagtGTCAACAACTACAGTGAAACAAGCAGTGAGCACAAACCAGCCAGAAATACCACCTTCATCCACAACAAACTCCTCTTCAAGCAatatcaccatcaccaccaccactctACCCCCGACCACAACCCCCCGGAAGTCCAAACCAGAAATTCTGGACGTGATCACATCAACCATCAATGCCATGAAGCACATGTCCAAGATCCAGTTTGCCTACATGATCATCGGCCTGGTCCTGCTGGGAAATGCAGCGTTCTTTCTGGTGCTGTACTGGAAGGATTGCCGCGCTGGAACCCTGCTTCACCAGGTGACGGCCCTGGGCCCCAGCCCTCCCCTGACATCGTCGTGTTTCCGCGTGTCGCTTCTCTCCCTGCTCTTCGTCTTCTTCCTGTTCTACGTTGGGGTGGAGGTGACTTTCGGAGGCCTGATCACCACTTTTGCCGTGGAGTCGGACTTGACCCTGTGGAGCAGGCCCCAGGGAGCCACCCTGGCGGCTCTCTTCTGGGGCTCCATCGCGGTTGGGCGGGGGTTGGGCATCTTCATCGCCCGCTGCTTCAAGCCCCCGTGCATGCTGGTGACGGACCTGGTCTTCATGGTGTCGGGGGCGGTGATCCTGGCCGTGGGCCTCAAGGCCACTCCGGTGATGCTGTGGGTGGGCACGGTGACTCTGGGCTTCGGCATGTCCTCCATCTTCCCCACGGCCGTGTCCTGGGCCGACTGCTACtacccgctcactgggcgggcTGCTGCCGTCTTCATTACCGGTTCTGGCTTCGGGGAGATGGTGATCCCCGTGGTGACCGGGTACCTGTTTGAACGCTTTGACAGCATGTGGCTGATGTACATGGTGCTGTGTCTCAGCGTGCTTGTGACGGTGGTGTTTATCAGCCTGCAGTGTATCGCGTCTCGCCAGCCTGCCCCCACCTCTGTGTCCAAGCTGGGCTTCATGCCTTTGCAGAATGACGATGAGGAGAACAGTTTTGCCATGAACAGTCTGGACGCGGAAGACATGCCCAACGGCAACACGGGCTACACGGAAAGCATGAGGCGGAGGCAACTGATGAACGGTCGTGTGGAAGATGCGGAAGAGGAGACCACAAAGCTGGTGGATTTAAGTGACTGA